In Entelurus aequoreus isolate RoL-2023_Sb linkage group LG12, RoL_Eaeq_v1.1, whole genome shotgun sequence, the DNA window CGGCGGCCTCTTCCCCCTCCTGCTATGCCCTACATGACCCGGGACCGCAGCCCCATCCGACGAGCCCCGCCTCCTCCAGCTCCCCCCGCTCCGGTGGCCGGCAACGGGTACCCTTATGAGCGCACCCGTTTCACCCCGCAGACAAAACCTCAGGGATATGCACCCCCTTACGCCAGGCCCAGCTATGTGCAAGGCGGTCACCCTCCGCAACCCAACTATGGCGCCTACCAGGCCCATGGTTAAAACAAAGGTGAGTACAAATTTAAGACCTCAAAAGTCCCACTCATCACATTAGGGTTTGTGTGAAAATAGTTACTAATAGATTAAACGATCAGAATCCGCTCCTCCTTCGCTCAGATATAATCCAGCTAATAAATTAATCAGTGTTAGAAGCGCTAAACTATGCTGGTATAGCATCAAAAAAGTCTTGCGTGAATCTTGAGTTAAACCCGTTCCTTGACATGTGTGGTATGTTCTCTCTCCAGGTTTAGAATATGATGAACGCCGTCTGCTGATGCGCATGGTGCTATACGCTCCCCCCTTGTGTATGGTGGATTGCGTTGCGTTCGCCGGAGACTAACAGGAAGATACTGTATTGCGGACGGTGCCGTTCTTAAAAACAAAACCTGCGATTCTTTGTTGCATTTACGTATATCTCTGAGCTGTCAATGCTTTTTCTGTTCTTCTGTTTTTCACTTTTCAAATTCGTGGATTGTTGGGTTTCTTCAGTGCTTAGTTTAGCAAGTGTGGCACGCTACTTTTACCTCTTAAATGTTGGTAGAAAGACATGATTCAAATTGAAATACATCCAGTCTTTGTGAACAGAAATATTGTAGCTATTGTGTAGACtaactgatttttattttttacccataaaaaaattacgtttaaaaaaaaaaaaagacttcagCCAATGTGTCTATTTAACTTGTGTCGCTAAGACAGACATAAAAATCGAAGATCTCTTTTCCGACCTGTACGCCTGTAAAGTCAAAATTATAGAATTGATTTCCCCTCCCTTCTTTACTTTGTTAGTCTTTCTCAGTTTATACAGCAAAGTTATGTATGCTTTCATTTACAAGTTGCTCCCCATTCCCCCATTTTAAGTTTTTAATAAACAGATGAAACACAAAACGAAAGTTTTTAACTGTCAAGTCATTGCTCAACCCGAGATCTTTAATCGCAGCGTGAAGATGCTTTTGCGATCTGTCATCAGTTTGAAGCTCGACACAGGGTAGGTTTGTACAGCCTGAACGTTGCGAAATGTCATTTGTTTTTTGTCAATTGAAATTTTGTCCTACGCTTATTAAATTCCCTAGTTGGACGTTAAAGAAAATAAGCTTGCGATTTTAAGAGTCGCTTGATATGCTCCCTGTCATTGCGAATATTAATGTATAGTTTTTAAGTAGGAACAATTATACAAATTTTGCACCTGGTCAGCCTTTTCTTTCTATAatgattaatagatgtcacctTTGTGTCTGTTCTAATTTGTGCAATGTCTTGATGTTCTCAGTCTCTGCTCTTCTTAGACTCTGCAGGACACCCCATATATATAGGATGCTGATGTCTTTCCACATGGAGCAGAGCGAGCCATTTTACAGTTTAGTGCTGACTCTTCTGTGCTATCTTTCTGAAATATTCGGTTGTGTTGGTTTAGTGTTGTAAAATTAGCTCATCTTTTTTTGTCTGCAGGGTTGATGGAATTCAATACAGAGTTGGACGTTTTTGAGCACCTTGCACTGAAGGAAGCCTGACCTGATGACCTCAAATTACGATATCGTTTTCAGCCTTGagacatttacacattttaaagttGAAAAGTGTATGAGTTTCATAGACCTGTGCATTTAACAGTGTGAAATACAATTTTTGATACTAGGATGAgaagtatatttttttacacttttattgtCAGTGCACCATTTGCATGTAGTTTGAAGGACTTTAAACTCTGACAAGATGTTTTATAATTGCCGCCATTTTTTGATCGTCACCCTTCTGTGGAGATAAAGATACACTGAGTTCAACAATGCGCAGTCTTTTATTTCAGAATTTAATAGGAAGTGCAGACATTGAATTATTTTTAAGAGTCAGCTGAATAAGCTGTTTTAAATGATGCACTGATCTGTAGCAACTAATTAGAATACTTATAGAAAATGTAGGTAAAACAGCTTTCAAACCAACTTAACAGTATAAAAAGCATAGCTACATACAAATACTTTATTCAGTATGTAAAAGACTGTTTAGCATGCAATACAGTTCATGACTTGAATGATGAGCCTTGTAAAAATGACAGTTGTGGTGAAACTAGCCTTAGTCAAAAGTAAGTCACATGGAGGGTGGTGTGTTACAAGAATAAGTCGTCAGTTTCCAAAGGGCCTTGGAATTCTGTTTGGGGTGTTAGCTGGGAGCCTGTGTCCATGACTGGCACGGTGCTGGGCTCACACAAAAATGTCTCCAATGGCGGTGCTAGCAGGACGTCCAACTCTACCTCAAAGCTACCTTTGGCCTCACCGGTCTCCTTGATGATCAGCATCTCATATTGCATGAACCGGACCAGGGCCTTACTGGGGAGATCCACCCTCTCCAAGAAGTCCAGGGCTGAGCTGTTTACATACACCTTCGCCGTTTTAGACAAGTTCTGAAGAGTGAATTGCATGTCTGGGCTCTCAGGCATGCGGTAAGCGTGGACGGCCAGCTGCTTGCGGGACACTCGGCGATCGACAATCGGAAAGGTGCAAACCTGGACATCACGTCCTAAAAGGAGAGGCATGTCTGCAGAATGTTTGTGTCTGTTGTCCAGAGGGAGCAGACTGTAAAAACCTTGCGTGTGCTGCTTGGGGTGGTAGAATTTGATGTGGAGGCAGGTCAAAAGGTCCTCTTCTGTCTCCAATCTCTCAGACACATTCATTGTGAATAAACCCTAATATAAAAAGGTTAAATCAATTTTTAGGGTGAAATG includes these proteins:
- the LOC133662758 gene encoding TRAF-interacting protein with FHA domain-containing protein A-like, with the protein product MNVSERLETEEDLLTCLHIKFYHPKQHTQGFYSLLPLDNRHKHSADMPLLLGRDVQVCTFPIVDRRVSRKQLAVHAYRMPESPDMQFTLQNLSKTAKVYVNSSALDFLERVDLPSKALVRFMQYEMLIIKETGEAKGSFEVELDVLLAPPLETFLCEPSTVPVMDTGSQLTPQTEFQGPLETDDLFL